In the Alteromonas sp. M12 genome, one interval contains:
- a CDS encoding DUF2937 family protein, producing the protein MIRWLVRQFADYLRLFLFASGVLLGVQAPGFMQQYQQRVEAHLLEAKQNLAGFQFTADRYFSGNIKKLIAYYNESNDPVFKQDAISISSIYQRVELLEAEYTAMSQHPLKQAWHLVQDADEQLRLEAFQSFNFTVPLSPLAIIWGLGFAVILLLSIDTTAFTCRKCAAKLRGHHHSHS; encoded by the coding sequence ATGATCAGATGGTTAGTACGACAATTTGCAGATTACCTACGGCTCTTTCTGTTCGCTAGTGGTGTGCTGCTCGGTGTTCAAGCTCCCGGTTTTATGCAGCAATATCAACAGCGCGTTGAAGCCCATTTACTCGAAGCTAAACAAAACCTTGCGGGCTTTCAATTCACTGCTGATAGGTATTTTAGTGGCAATATAAAAAAACTCATCGCCTATTATAATGAAAGTAACGATCCTGTATTTAAGCAGGATGCTATTAGTATCAGCTCTATTTACCAGCGCGTTGAACTGTTAGAGGCCGAGTATACCGCTATGTCTCAACATCCCCTTAAACAGGCATGGCATCTAGTGCAAGATGCAGACGAACAACTCAGGTTAGAAGCTTTCCAAAGCTTTAATTTTACAGTACCGCTAAGCCCATTAGCGATTATTTGGGGATTAGGCTTTGCGGTGATTTTGTTGTTAAGCATTGACACGACGGCCTTCACCTGCCGCAAATGTGCAGCCAAACTTCGTGGTCACCATCATAGTCATTCCTAA
- a CDS encoding DUF2726 domain-containing protein — protein sequence MELAIILMMMLIIVAIAALKLSDGGLSFPFKRKTSLLTQTELSFLDLIESAMGQRYRVLCRTRLSEIVSLRQNTDKRAAKNALLKASSRQLDFVLCNKSDMSPVMAIDLVRDGGKDGYKTQRDWYVTSALDAARIPHLRIKVKAGYSKAEIKECIDAKLAPLQRKTPKPVMPGTNNPDNPRADKPKRPMRSTRPVAA from the coding sequence ATGGAACTAGCCATTATTTTAATGATGATGTTGATCATTGTAGCAATAGCTGCGCTTAAATTGAGTGACGGTGGTTTATCATTTCCGTTTAAACGAAAAACATCTTTACTCACGCAAACTGAACTCAGTTTTTTAGATTTAATTGAAAGTGCCATGGGTCAGCGATATCGGGTGCTGTGCAGAACAAGGTTGTCTGAAATTGTTTCGTTGCGTCAAAATACTGACAAACGAGCAGCCAAAAACGCACTGCTCAAAGCATCCAGTCGTCAATTAGATTTTGTACTTTGTAACAAATCCGACATGAGTCCCGTCATGGCAATTGACTTAGTGCGTGACGGTGGCAAAGATGGCTACAAAACCCAGCGAGATTGGTATGTCACTAGTGCTTTGGATGCCGCCCGAATTCCTCACTTACGCATTAAAGTAAAAGCAGGTTACAGCAAGGCAGAAATAAAAGAATGTATCGATGCAAAACTTGCCCCACTGCAACGGAAAACACCAAAGCCTGTAATGCCTGGAACTAACAATCCAGATAATCCCCGTGCAGATAAACCGAAAAGACCAATGCGTTCCACTCGTCCAGTGGCGGCCTAG
- a CDS encoding 5'-methylthioadenosine/adenosylhomocysteine nucleosidase, whose product MKIAILGAMDQEVALLKETLENVEVSEYAHLNFYAGKLHGVDVVVVKCGIGKVAASVATTILIDRFAPDFVVNTGSAGGFDTDLSIGDLVIGTSVQHHDVDLTHFGYERGQVYGMPAIFPCDQRLIEAAEHAAKDVVHVKSKRGLICTGDSFIGCDDAATRLRGLFPDMRAVEMEGAAIGQTCYMLDTPFVVIRSLSDIAGQTSSVSFKSYIDQAAKNSAELVMSMIAEMAQQQI is encoded by the coding sequence ATGAAAATAGCAATCTTAGGCGCTATGGATCAAGAAGTAGCGTTACTAAAAGAGACGCTTGAAAACGTAGAAGTATCTGAATACGCTCACCTTAATTTTTATGCTGGTAAGTTACACGGCGTCGATGTAGTAGTCGTAAAATGCGGAATTGGTAAAGTCGCTGCATCCGTAGCCACGACAATATTAATTGATAGGTTCGCTCCTGATTTTGTGGTAAATACCGGTTCTGCAGGCGGTTTTGACACAGATCTTAGTATTGGTGATCTGGTAATAGGTACTAGTGTTCAGCATCACGATGTAGATCTCACTCACTTTGGTTATGAACGTGGGCAAGTATACGGTATGCCAGCCATCTTCCCCTGTGACCAACGTTTAATCGAAGCAGCAGAACATGCGGCTAAAGACGTGGTGCATGTTAAAAGTAAGCGCGGGTTAATTTGTACCGGTGACTCCTTCATTGGTTGTGATGACGCAGCGACGCGACTTCGAGGTTTATTTCCTGACATGCGTGCAGTTGAAATGGAAGGAGCTGCGATAGGCCAGACGTGCTATATGCTAGATACGCCTTTTGTAGTGATACGCTCGCTATCAGACATCGCAGGACAGACGTCCTCCGTTTCGTTTAAATCATATATTGACCAAGCAGCTAAGAATTCTGCAGAACTGGTAATGAGTATGATTGCAGAAATGGCTCAACAGCAGATATAA